The following proteins are co-located in the Bacteroidales bacterium genome:
- a CDS encoding nucleoside hydrolase, with amino-acid sequence MKIKLIVGLLSINLLILFGCSNQPKENNSVPVKIIFDTDLGPDYDDVGALAFLHAMADSGKAEILATVSSNKHLLVAPSIEVINRYFGRPELPIGAPKSEGVNLGSSQHWADSIVVKYPHRIKATSDVEDAVNVYRRILNSQPDNSVTIVTVGFLTNLNNLLKSQPDSDSPLTGKELVMKKVKNLVSMAGRFPEGKEFNVHMDSTASINVFNDWPGEIIFTGFEIGWEIRTGLRLMKMEVSDSPVKDVFRISIPLSAEDKDGRMSWDETAVLIGVYGTEGFFDTVRGKIIVNPDGSNSWQDDQNGKHLYVKQKMSVPEMSRFIEDRMMHIPVK; translated from the coding sequence ATGAAAATCAAACTAATTGTCGGCTTATTAAGTATTAATCTATTAATCTTATTTGGCTGTTCAAATCAACCAAAAGAGAACAATTCTGTACCGGTTAAGATCATTTTCGATACCGACCTTGGTCCCGATTACGATGATGTCGGAGCCCTGGCATTTCTTCATGCTATGGCTGATAGCGGCAAGGCAGAGATCCTGGCAACTGTTTCATCTAACAAACATCTGCTTGTAGCTCCTTCAATTGAAGTAATAAACAGATATTTCGGGCGTCCTGAATTGCCAATAGGAGCCCCAAAATCTGAAGGAGTCAACCTCGGTTCGTCACAGCATTGGGCAGATTCCATTGTTGTTAAGTATCCGCACAGGATAAAAGCAACCAGTGATGTTGAAGATGCTGTAAATGTTTACAGGAGAATACTAAATTCACAACCGGATAACAGTGTTACTATTGTTACAGTTGGCTTTCTGACAAACCTCAATAACCTGCTTAAATCACAACCTGACTCTGATTCTCCGCTTACAGGTAAAGAGCTTGTAATGAAGAAGGTAAAGAACCTTGTATCAATGGCCGGCAGATTTCCTGAAGGAAAGGAATTCAATGTTCACATGGATTCAACTGCATCAATAAATGTATTTAATGATTGGCCGGGAGAAATTATTTTTACCGGTTTTGAGATCGGATGGGAGATCAGAACCGGCCTTCGTCTGATGAAAATGGAGGTAAGTGATTCGCCTGTAAAAGATGTTTTCAGAATAAGCATTCCTCTCTCTGCTGAAGACAAGGATGGCAGAATGAGCTGGGATGAAACGGCAGTATTAATCGGAGTATACGGAACCGAAGGTTTCTTTGATACTGTCAGAGGAAAAATAATTGTCAATCCTGATGGCAGCAACAGCTGGCAGGATGATCAGAACGGTAAACATCTTTATGTGAAGCAAAAAATGTCTGTTCCTGAAATGAGCAGATTTATTGAAGACAGGATGATGCATATACCAGTTAAATAG
- the rbsK gene encoding ribokinase, with amino-acid sequence MSRIIVIGSSNTDMVIKSKKLPLPGETILGGTFLMNPGGKGANQAVAAARLGGNVTFVTKHGNDVFGSEAKSLFDRERINTSYLVRDEKNPSGVALITVDEHGENSIVVATGSNGTLSAYDISDEVFDSHPDDIFLMQLEIPVSTVEFVAEKANMKGNRVILNPAPARHLADELLKCLFLITPNETEAEILTGIKVNDIASAANAANRLQKMGVQNVIITMGGSGAFLQSGSISKMIPVVPVKAVDTTAAGDVFNGALAVAISEGKNIEDAVVFANKAAAISVTRMGAQASAPYRNEIK; translated from the coding sequence ATGTCCAGAATTATTGTAATTGGCAGTTCAAACACCGATATGGTGATCAAATCGAAAAAGCTGCCACTTCCCGGAGAAACAATACTAGGAGGCACATTTCTAATGAATCCCGGAGGCAAGGGAGCCAATCAGGCTGTGGCTGCTGCCAGACTTGGAGGAAATGTAACATTTGTTACAAAACACGGTAATGATGTATTCGGTTCCGAGGCAAAAAGTCTTTTTGACAGGGAAAGAATCAATACCTCATATCTTGTCAGGGATGAAAAAAACCCATCCGGAGTTGCCCTTATAACAGTTGATGAACATGGAGAAAACAGTATAGTTGTTGCCACCGGTTCAAATGGCACTTTATCGGCATATGATATTAGTGATGAAGTATTTGACTCCCATCCTGATGATATTTTTCTTATGCAGCTGGAGATCCCTGTCAGCACAGTCGAATTTGTCGCAGAGAAAGCAAATATGAAAGGAAACAGAGTGATTCTTAATCCCGCTCCGGCGCGTCATTTAGCTGATGAACTGTTAAAATGCCTTTTCCTGATAACACCTAATGAAACTGAGGCTGAAATTCTTACAGGAATAAAAGTAAACGACATTGCTTCAGCAGCGAATGCGGCTAACAGACTGCAGAAGATGGGAGTTCAGAACGTAATTATAACAATGGGAGGATCAGGGGCCTTTTTACAATCCGGGTCAATTTCGAAAATGATACCTGTTGTACCTGTGAAAGCCGTTGATACCACTGCTGCCGGTGATGTTTTTAATGGTGCCCTTGCAGTAGCAATTTCAGAAGGGAAGAACATTGAGGATGCTGTTGTATTTGCAAACAAGGCTGCAGCTATATCTGTAACCAGAATGGGAGCGCAGGCTTCGGCACCTTATAGGAACGAAATAAAATAG
- a CDS encoding sugar kinase — protein sequence MSGKIITFGEIMLRLATPDHLRFTQASSFIATFGGGEANVAVSLANFGLHAEFVTRLPDNDLGESVLMDLRKHNVGTNYIIKGGERLGIYFLETGAVARPSKVIYDRANSSIAAIKTGMIDWDKVFEGVSWFHWTGITPAISEGAAEVCKEAIKAAREKGITVSCDLNYRKNLWKWGKKAGEVMPGLVNGCDIILGNEEDAEKVFGIKPEGGDVALGHVAAAKYESVCVKLMEKFPQAKKVIITLRGSINADHNSWSGVLYDGKKLFEAPEYQITHIVDRVGGGDSFMGGLIYGLITYPGDDQKGLNFAVAASCLKHTIHGDYNLVSVAEVEQLMKGDGSGRVVR from the coding sequence ATGAGCGGGAAAATAATAACTTTTGGTGAAATAATGCTTCGTCTGGCTACTCCGGACCATCTGCGATTTACACAGGCATCTTCATTTATTGCAACATTCGGCGGCGGTGAAGCCAATGTTGCTGTTTCACTGGCAAATTTCGGACTTCATGCCGAATTTGTCACCAGGCTGCCCGACAATGATCTGGGTGAATCAGTGTTAATGGATCTCAGGAAGCATAATGTAGGGACAAACTACATAATAAAAGGTGGCGAGAGACTTGGGATCTACTTTCTTGAGACAGGAGCTGTTGCACGGCCAAGTAAAGTCATCTATGATCGTGCAAACTCCTCAATTGCAGCGATAAAGACCGGCATGATCGACTGGGATAAAGTATTTGAAGGAGTATCATGGTTTCACTGGACAGGTATCACACCTGCAATTTCCGAAGGTGCTGCCGAGGTTTGTAAGGAGGCTATCAAAGCGGCACGTGAAAAGGGGATCACTGTTTCATGTGATCTTAATTACAGAAAAAATCTCTGGAAGTGGGGAAAGAAAGCCGGCGAAGTTATGCCGGGACTGGTTAATGGCTGCGACATAATTCTGGGTAATGAGGAAGATGCTGAAAAAGTCTTCGGAATTAAACCGGAAGGTGGAGATGTCGCCTTAGGGCATGTTGCCGCTGCAAAATATGAGTCTGTATGCGTTAAGCTGATGGAAAAGTTTCCACAGGCAAAAAAAGTGATCATCACTCTCAGGGGATCTATCAACGCAGATCATAACTCGTGGTCAGGTGTTCTGTACGATGGCAAAAAGCTTTTTGAAGCTCCTGAATACCAGATAACTCACATAGTCGACAGGGTAGGAGGCGGAGACTCATTTATGGGAGGATTGATTTATGGTCTGATCACTTACCCAGGTGATGACCAGAAAGGTCTCAACTTTGCTGTGGCTGCTTCTTGTCTGAAACATACTATTCACGGTGATTATAACCTGGTTTCGGTTGCAGAGGTTGAACAGCTTATGAAAGGCGATGGTTCGGGTAGAGTAGTCAGATAA
- a CDS encoding family 78 glycoside hydrolase catalytic domain, translating to MRKILLIAFFIVMHFSLLAKITPSRLTCEYLKDPQVIDIPNPRLSWINTDPEFTRNQGQTAWQINVASSKELLTSDKSDLWNSGKIASDESVNIVYKGKPLTSGQDCWWQVRVWDGKGKVSEWSEPAFWSMGILKPEEWKAKWIGAPWQGEETLPKPSNPGAKMPQELPPPAPLLRKEFSISKKVVKAVAYVTGLGYFELYLNGKKVGQDVLVPNQTNYGKRPDLINQGIPVADNFREYKVMYLAYDVSTELQKGTNAVGAILGNGFYNPAKYWDLGYGTPRFILQLQVTYEDGSKEIVISDESWKASKSPILMDMVFYGEHYDARLEQTGWCAPSFNDNNWEKVVLRKAPEGDLRAHMAYPDRVMEVLNPVKIEKLENGRYKVDFGQEISGWVHIKDFSGTAGQKIDIKYLQQYSPNGENSYTLKGTGTESYSARFTWFVFREVEISNWTGELKPEQITAEAVYTFVETTGKFECSNELFNKINKIWWRSQTDNMHGGIASDCPNRERSPYTGDGQVAVVTVMHNFDATAFYNKWIADILAAQNPETGYVPNGAPWQPGCGGGVAWGAAMSIMPWEFYLQYGDSSMLSMNYEGMKGYIRYMLTWTDKSGIMFSQATGKDGKPLKWMNLGDWSQPYKLPPDEMVHTFYLWRCAELTAKTAKVLGKISEYEEYMKLAEKTRQAFHAKFYDKEKGSYGAFGGNIFALKMGVPDDQRERVIAALKADIIANGGHLDTGIFGTQFFFEVLSENGLHEMAYEAMNKRTAPGYGWWIEQGATTSWEGWTNAGSGNHPMFGGGIVWLYRKLAGMNADPEKPGYRNIIFRPEPVNDISFASYSNLTLYGKSSIEWKKESGKFSMNVVVPVGCTASVYVPASDSRMVTESGTKISGKNGVTFSRMEKGYAVYSVGSGSYTFQITI from the coding sequence ATGCGAAAAATACTCCTTATTGCCTTCTTTATTGTAATGCATTTCTCCCTGCTGGCAAAAATTACCCCCTCAAGGTTAACCTGTGAATATCTTAAAGATCCTCAGGTAATTGATATCCCTAATCCCAGATTATCATGGATAAATACTGACCCGGAATTTACAAGAAATCAGGGCCAGACTGCCTGGCAGATAAATGTAGCTTCTTCAAAGGAACTGCTCACTTCTGACAAATCTGATCTGTGGAATAGCGGTAAGATTGCATCAGATGAATCGGTAAATATTGTTTATAAGGGCAAGCCACTCACCTCAGGTCAGGACTGCTGGTGGCAGGTTCGGGTCTGGGATGGGAAAGGTAAAGTTTCAGAATGGAGTGAGCCTGCTTTCTGGTCGATGGGTATTCTGAAACCCGAAGAGTGGAAAGCCAAATGGATCGGAGCTCCATGGCAGGGTGAAGAGACCCTTCCGAAACCTTCCAATCCCGGAGCAAAGATGCCACAGGAGTTGCCTCCTCCGGCCCCGCTTCTCCGAAAGGAGTTCAGCATCTCTAAGAAAGTTGTAAAAGCTGTTGCCTATGTTACCGGTCTTGGATATTTTGAACTTTATCTTAATGGTAAGAAAGTTGGACAAGATGTCCTGGTCCCTAATCAGACCAACTATGGTAAACGTCCCGACCTTATAAATCAGGGTATTCCTGTTGCAGATAATTTCAGGGAGTACAAAGTTATGTATCTCGCTTATGATGTGAGCACAGAATTGCAAAAAGGAACAAATGCCGTTGGTGCTATCCTCGGGAATGGGTTTTACAATCCCGCCAAATACTGGGATCTGGGTTATGGGACACCCCGGTTTATTTTACAACTGCAGGTGACTTATGAAGATGGCAGTAAAGAAATTGTTATCAGCGACGAGTCCTGGAAAGCCTCAAAAAGTCCAATATTAATGGATATGGTCTTTTATGGAGAGCACTATGATGCACGTCTTGAACAAACAGGATGGTGCGCACCAAGTTTCAATGATAACAATTGGGAAAAGGTGGTTCTGCGAAAAGCTCCTGAGGGGGATCTCAGGGCTCATATGGCGTACCCCGACAGGGTGATGGAAGTGCTCAATCCGGTTAAGATAGAGAAGCTTGAAAATGGCAGATACAAAGTTGATTTTGGACAGGAGATCTCGGGCTGGGTTCACATAAAGGATTTTTCTGGAACAGCCGGACAGAAAATAGATATAAAGTATCTGCAGCAGTATTCACCAAACGGAGAGAACTCATATACACTAAAAGGAACAGGAACCGAATCGTATAGTGCGCGATTCACATGGTTTGTCTTCAGGGAGGTTGAAATATCAAACTGGACTGGAGAACTAAAACCTGAGCAAATAACAGCTGAGGCAGTATATACCTTTGTCGAAACGACAGGAAAGTTTGAATGCTCGAACGAGTTATTCAATAAAATCAATAAGATCTGGTGGCGCAGTCAGACCGATAACATGCACGGAGGAATCGCCAGCGACTGCCCAAACAGAGAACGATCTCCCTACACCGGCGATGGCCAGGTTGCAGTTGTAACCGTGATGCACAACTTCGATGCCACTGCTTTCTATAATAAATGGATAGCGGATATTCTTGCAGCCCAGAATCCGGAAACAGGCTATGTGCCCAATGGTGCTCCATGGCAGCCGGGATGCGGCGGTGGTGTTGCATGGGGAGCAGCTATGAGCATAATGCCATGGGAATTTTATTTGCAATATGGTGATAGCAGCATGCTGAGCATGAACTACGAAGGAATGAAAGGATACATCAGGTATATGCTTACCTGGACCGACAAATCCGGAATTATGTTCTCTCAGGCTACAGGGAAAGATGGTAAACCGCTAAAATGGATGAACCTCGGTGACTGGTCACAGCCTTATAAGCTGCCGCCTGATGAGATGGTTCATACTTTCTATCTGTGGCGATGTGCAGAACTTACTGCAAAAACTGCAAAAGTGCTTGGTAAGATATCTGAATATGAAGAATATATGAAGCTTGCTGAAAAGACAAGGCAGGCATTCCATGCAAAGTTCTATGATAAGGAGAAAGGATCTTACGGGGCTTTCGGTGGAAATATTTTCGCCCTAAAAATGGGTGTACCGGATGATCAGAGGGAAAGAGTTATTGCAGCATTGAAAGCAGATATTATTGCCAACGGAGGACATTTGGATACAGGCATATTCGGTACACAGTTCTTTTTCGAAGTTCTGTCGGAAAATGGCTTGCATGAGATGGCATATGAGGCTATGAATAAGCGCACAGCACCAGGTTATGGCTGGTGGATAGAACAGGGTGCAACTACCTCATGGGAAGGATGGACCAATGCCGGATCAGGTAACCATCCTATGTTCGGAGGAGGGATTGTATGGCTCTACAGAAAACTTGCAGGTATGAATGCTGATCCTGAAAAGCCCGGTTACCGGAACATAATCTTCCGTCCTGAACCTGTAAACGATATTTCTTTTGCCTCTTACTCAAACCTTACTTTATACGGGAAAAGCAGCATTGAATGGAAAAAAGAAAGCGGTAAATTCTCGATGAATGTTGTTGTTCCTGTTGGCTGCACAGCTTCTGTATATGTGCCGGCTTCAGACAGCAGAATGGTGACAGAAAGCGGAACAAAAATATCCGGTAAAAATGGTGTAACATTTAGCAGGATGGAAAAAGGATATGCTGTATATAGTGTTGGATCAGGATCTTATACATTTCAAATAACGATATAA
- a CDS encoding DUF5107 domain-containing protein, translating to MRRNSILRSVSLLVASVLLLIFSQWNDLSGQVKMSEQSWVIPTYEVSPPDKNPMFFKGESYQGASKYIYPYGLNDVISNDKKDKSWKALVLENEYIKLCVTPEIGGKLYYGTDKTNGYNFIYKNDVVKPSNIGMTGAWVSGGIEWCVIHHHRASTFLPVDYDLAENGDGSKTIWIGETEPRHRMRWTIGITAYPGKSYYSAEVKIHNPTPLTNTFLYWANVAAHTNKDYQVIFPPSVGVATYHAKNSFTNWPFSTEVYNGEDFTKGVDLSYWINSVNQNSYFAYDLKEDFMGGYDHGKEIGTVHIGDHNVVKGAKLWEWGSGARGQATEGRLTENAGPYVEIMVGAFSDNQPDYSWIRPYEVKTFKQYWYPVKDIQGFKNANLNGAVNLEKREGNTVFLGYYSTQKIASARILLKRKGEVIFEKTMEVSPEKTFTGTIKIDGTFDITDLSTEMINTADNQVLVAYQPVVKKETGPLPETVKRPALPKDIPTVEELYLTGSRILQFYNPTLNAMDYFEEALRRDPNDIRTNTAVGNIHLRNGEYAIARSFFSKAINRLTKDYTRPSACEPLYLQGLTLKALELYDEAVDTLYRATWDYAWHSAAYLELARISCLRGDFQKALGQINESLKTNAVNNSAINLKAAILRILGNVEGAGSLLASVLVHDPLDFRAANENYLLAQKSGNTQKSEELKASLTRKMRDYDENYLELAAGYMNDGLFTEAADILWRFKGTDQMVSYYLGYILDKKGQKAEAEKYFSKASAMSIDYGFPYRLEDVKVLNCALTYNKNDAKPFYYLGNLLYDKQPENAIKYWEAAVSLDPAMSTAWRNLGWGYYQYSQDLPKSINAYEKAFETKKDEPVYYAELDPLYEMSNTPIAKRAKLFEGSNDVVKQRDDSFVREIIVLNLAGESEKAVDYLSKSNFHFREGSSRVRDITVDAHILLGRKYLAEKKYDEALKQFLATVETPETAGPGRRTGDMRSPQINYFIGLAYEALGNKAKAKSYYTLSTEQAIRGTGYVNYYQGLSFLKINNKAKANEIFNSMIEEGNKRIKQGEEIDFFAKFGEREAENIQLSNAWMYKGLGYKGLGDTKAATENLNKAVELSASNLWAKNEL from the coding sequence ATGAGAAGAAATTCTATTTTAAGAAGCGTAAGTCTCCTGGTTGCTTCTGTTTTACTGTTAATATTTTCACAGTGGAATGATTTATCCGGACAGGTTAAAATGTCTGAACAGTCATGGGTGATACCAACCTATGAGGTCAGCCCTCCCGATAAAAATCCGATGTTCTTTAAGGGAGAATCTTATCAGGGTGCATCAAAATATATTTATCCCTATGGGCTGAATGATGTAATCTCCAATGATAAAAAGGATAAATCATGGAAAGCACTGGTGCTTGAGAATGAATATATTAAACTTTGTGTGACACCTGAAATTGGAGGGAAGCTATACTACGGAACTGATAAGACAAACGGCTATAATTTCATATATAAGAATGATGTAGTTAAACCGTCAAATATCGGAATGACTGGTGCATGGGTTTCCGGCGGGATCGAATGGTGCGTTATTCATCATCACAGAGCATCCACTTTTCTGCCGGTTGATTATGATCTGGCTGAGAATGGTGACGGAAGCAAAACAATCTGGATCGGGGAAACAGAACCCCGACACCGGATGAGATGGACAATAGGTATAACAGCCTATCCCGGTAAGTCATACTATTCTGCGGAGGTCAAGATTCATAACCCGACACCACTTACTAACACATTTCTTTACTGGGCAAATGTGGCTGCACATACCAATAAGGATTACCAGGTCATTTTTCCCCCTAGCGTCGGGGTAGCTACTTATCATGCAAAAAATAGTTTCACAAACTGGCCTTTTTCAACGGAAGTATATAATGGTGAGGACTTTACAAAGGGAGTGGATCTAAGTTACTGGATAAACTCAGTGAATCAGAATTCTTATTTTGCATATGATCTGAAGGAGGATTTCATGGGAGGTTATGACCATGGTAAAGAGATAGGTACTGTTCATATTGGCGATCATAATGTTGTCAAAGGTGCTAAATTGTGGGAGTGGGGTTCCGGTGCACGCGGACAGGCAACTGAAGGCAGGCTTACTGAGAATGCCGGACCTTATGTCGAGATTATGGTTGGAGCTTTCTCTGATAACCAGCCCGATTACAGCTGGATAAGGCCATATGAGGTGAAAACATTCAAACAATACTGGTACCCTGTGAAAGATATTCAGGGATTTAAAAATGCAAACCTTAACGGGGCGGTCAATCTTGAAAAAAGAGAAGGAAACACAGTTTTTCTGGGATATTATTCAACTCAGAAAATTGCATCTGCCAGAATTCTTCTTAAAAGAAAAGGTGAAGTTATCTTCGAGAAAACTATGGAAGTTTCTCCCGAGAAAACTTTTACAGGTACAATTAAAATTGACGGGACATTTGATATCACTGATCTTTCAACTGAGATGATAAATACAGCAGATAATCAAGTGCTTGTAGCCTATCAACCGGTGGTAAAGAAAGAGACAGGCCCATTACCTGAAACAGTAAAGAGACCTGCTCTGCCAAAAGATATTCCCACAGTCGAAGAACTCTACCTGACAGGAAGCAGGATCCTTCAGTTCTATAATCCTACATTGAATGCGATGGATTATTTTGAGGAGGCTTTGAGGCGCGATCCAAATGATATCAGGACAAATACTGCTGTCGGAAATATTCATCTGAGAAATGGAGAATATGCAATTGCCAGAAGCTTCTTCAGCAAGGCAATAAACAGACTTACAAAAGATTACACAAGACCTTCAGCATGCGAACCGCTTTACCTTCAGGGATTAACACTTAAAGCTCTTGAGCTTTATGACGAAGCTGTTGATACACTTTACAGAGCCACATGGGATTATGCATGGCACTCTGCTGCCTATCTTGAACTGGCAAGAATTTCATGTCTGAGAGGCGATTTTCAGAAGGCCCTTGGTCAGATAAATGAATCACTAAAAACAAATGCTGTCAATAACAGTGCAATTAATCTGAAGGCAGCGATCCTCAGAATCCTTGGTAATGTGGAAGGTGCCGGATCTTTACTGGCATCAGTTCTTGTGCATGATCCTCTGGACTTCAGGGCTGCAAACGAGAATTACCTTCTTGCACAAAAGTCAGGAAATACTCAGAAGAGTGAAGAACTGAAAGCCTCATTAACAAGGAAAATGAGAGATTACGATGAAAACTACCTGGAACTGGCAGCCGGTTATATGAATGACGGACTCTTTACCGAAGCCGCTGATATTCTTTGGAGGTTTAAAGGGACTGATCAGATGGTAAGTTACTATCTCGGGTATATTTTGGATAAAAAGGGGCAAAAAGCAGAAGCTGAAAAATATTTCAGTAAAGCTTCGGCAATGAGTATTGATTATGGTTTTCCATATCGTCTTGAAGATGTCAAGGTTTTGAATTGTGCTCTTACTTATAATAAGAATGATGCTAAACCATTTTATTATCTTGGTAATCTGTTGTACGATAAGCAACCAGAGAACGCAATAAAATACTGGGAAGCGGCTGTAAGTCTTGATCCGGCCATGAGCACAGCCTGGAGAAATCTTGGCTGGGGTTATTACCAGTATTCACAGGATCTGCCAAAGTCAATCAATGCCTACGAAAAAGCTTTCGAGACAAAGAAGGATGAACCTGTTTATTATGCAGAGCTTGACCCTCTTTATGAAATGAGCAATACACCAATAGCTAAACGGGCAAAGCTTTTCGAAGGCAGCAATGATGTTGTCAAACAACGCGATGATTCATTCGTCAGGGAGATTATTGTACTAAACCTTGCTGGAGAATCTGAAAAGGCTGTTGATTATCTGAGCAAGAGTAATTTTCATTTCCGGGAAGGCAGCTCAAGAGTAAGAGATATTACTGTTGATGCACATATTCTACTCGGCAGAAAATATCTGGCAGAGAAGAAGTATGATGAAGCACTTAAGCAGTTCCTTGCAACAGTTGAGACTCCGGAAACCGCAGGACCGGGACGCAGGACCGGAGATATGCGAAGTCCGCAGATAAATTATTTTATAGGATTGGCTTATGAGGCTCTTGGAAACAAAGCCAAAGCAAAATCATATTATACACTTTCAACAGAACAGGCTATCAGAGGAACCGGTTATGTTAATTATTACCAGGGACTTAGTTTTCTCAAGATCAATAATAAAGCAAAAGCTAATGAGATTTTCAATTCGATGATTGAAGAGGGTAATAAAAGGATAAAGCAGGGAGAAGAGATTGATTTCTTTGCAAAATTCGGTGAGCGTGAGGCTGAGAATATACAGTTATCAAATGCCTGGATGTATAAAGGCCTTGGCTATAAGGGTCTTGGCGACACTAAAGCAGCAACTGAAAACCTTAATAAAGCAGTAGAATTATCAGCCAGCAATCTGTGGGCAAAGAATGAATTATAA